The sequence below is a genomic window from Bosea sp. F3-2.
TCGCCATAGCTCGCCCAGTTGCGGTGCGATGCGCCGGTCACCCTGCCCTCCTGCGCCAGCCGCTCGGCCTGCGAGAGGAAAGGCAGCTCGGCGAGATTCAGCCGCAGCGTCGCGCCGGAGCCGCGCGCCATTTCCAGGCCATGGCCGAGGATGCCGAAACCGGTGATATCGGTGATGGCGTGGACATCATCATCCTTCGCCAATTCGGCGCCGATACGGTTGAGCAGCGTCACCGAGGCGATCATCTCGTCATAGGCCGCCGGTGAGAGCTGCTCCTTCTTGAAGGCCGCCGAATAGATGCCGACGCCCAGTGCCTTGGTCAGGATGAGCGCATCGCCGGGCCTAGCCCCGTTGTTGCGGCGCAGGTTCCGCGGGTTCAGCAGCCCGATCACCGCGAGGCCGTAGATCGGCTCGGGCGCGTCGATGGAGTGCCCGCCAGCGACGGGGATGCCGGCCTCGGCGCAGATCGAGGCGCCGCCCTTCAGGATCTCGCGCGTCGTCTCGATCGGCAGCTTGTCGAGCGGCATGCCGAGGATCGCCAGCGCCATGATCGGCTTCCCGCCCATGGCGTAGACGTCAGAGATCGCATTGGTCGCGGCGATGCGGCCGAAA
It includes:
- the selD gene encoding selenide, water dikinase SelD, with amino-acid sequence MMSDTIEREASAKPAAPRLTSLAHGGGCGCKLAPSVLQQLLAEHPAAGPYKQLLVGTETGDDAAVWQVDENTCVVATTDFFMPMVDDPRDFGRIAATNAISDVYAMGGKPIMALAILGMPLDKLPIETTREILKGGASICAEAGIPVAGGHSIDAPEPIYGLAVIGLLNPRNLRRNNGARPGDALILTKALGVGIYSAAFKKEQLSPAAYDEMIASVTLLNRIGAELAKDDDVHAITDITGFGILGHGLEMARGSGATLRLNLAELPFLSQAERLAQEGRVTGASHRNWASYGEGAELPDGLPDWRRHLLTDPQTSGGLLVSCKAERAQDILTRIKGAGYPSARIIGAVEDGPGRVVVV